Genomic segment of Brachyhypopomus gauderio isolate BG-103 chromosome 10, BGAUD_0.2, whole genome shotgun sequence:
GATAAAACTGAATTGTGAGTTGGGAAAAGTTAAAGTGAGTCTTTTTCTCCGATGTTGAGGATGGTATCCGTAATGATGCCAACATCTTCCATGCTGAGATCTccgtgtgtgagctgtagtcTTCTGGGGTAGGAGGTATACAATGCATATATAGTAGGAGAGTATCCAGACTTGTGCAACCAGTCTACAAGGACCTAAAATCAGATAGCGGTCAATCTTTATTCATGACTTTAAACCAAGTTAGTGTTTTCAGATTGTGTGCAATACTCACTAAAGAACAGCAGGTTTTGAAGAACCTTCTTTGCATCGTCCTTCCACTTGGACATCTCAGTGCAATTTTCACAACCTGAACACCAAACACTGACCTCATATAGCCGACAACTAAAACGCCAGGCGTAACCTCTCATGTGTATCGTTACTCTATGCATCCATCGCCAAACGATTCCAGAACAACCCACTCACCCCCTCAgcatcttctgatggctcatcAGGTAGAACTATGATCTTAAATAGAATAAACAGGAGCAGGTCAGTAAACAGCAGTCGTAAAGCAGGAGCAGGTCAGTAAACAGCAGTGCTGCCTACCCTCTTGTCTTTAGGCGGGTGTTTTTGAACAGGAGCTTGAGGCAGTGTGTCTAGCAGTTTTCTCTTCCTGGCAGCCTGCTGGCTGGGGGTCTGACTGTCACCCTCGTCTGTATTTGTACCCAATTCTCCCTCCTGCAGTTAGtcaaagaaacacacacggTACGGTAGTGTGATGACATTCAAATGAAATGTAGCAGTAAATAAAACTAGTGTTAAAGGAAACATGCCACTTATGAGTCATATAGAAATGTTTATGTTTGGATATAAAAGGTAGAGGTGTGATAAGGTGTCACGTGTGTCTCACCCCTCCCACTGGGACACCTGGACTGAGTTTCCAGCTCTGTCCAGTCATACGGTAGAAGTTTTCCTCCTTCTTTCTGCGCACTACTTCCTGTCGGGGCTTTACCACAGCTTCATGATAGATATTCgactgtatatattttttaaagaaagcaTACAGTTGTAATACACTTTTAACGTCCGTTTAATTAAAACACATTCACATATATGTCCGTATATGGCTGTAGCAAGACTGCTCGTCAAACCTTAACGATGTATTGCTGCTGTTGTTCTCGTCGTGTTTGCTCCTGTTTCAATCTAATGTGTGATTCATCGACGGGACCTGCAACAGTCACATGACTAATAATTAGTTAACGAGGGCCACGTTTGAGATAAATCAATCGAGTCTGTGCGAATAAGTAGAAAACCTTTTCGAAATGAAACGAAACATACCGGCTAATGCTGGCGAGGAGAAGAGGGACTTCAGCTTTGTGCAGCTTTGGCACAGAAAGGAGGTGATGAAAACGGACAAGGCGAGGAACAACATCCCGCGTGCTGCTATTCTTAACGCATCATTCACACCTGCAGAGCAGAGACACGTTAACGGTGCTCTCTCAAACCTTTACATCAAGAGGGGGCATTGAGGTGCTGATTATTATGATGAAAGTGACTATGCCAGATTATTTCCCCAAAACAGGCATCACCTAATATCGAAAACTTCCACGAAGCAATACAAAACACAGAGACCCCTAATataacaacaaacaaatattcCCTCGATGCGGCCATTTCCTCAACTTGACGTTTCTTTCCACCGGAAGTGCATTTGTAAAATAAAGGACTCAAGTAGCTATTTAAAAAGTCTTTAGTTCTAGGAATTCGCAATACAAATTAATAGTCTCCATAAGTTAATGgcaaaaataataacaaaactataattaaattaaaaactCACAGGAACAAAGTAATCCATTGAAAAATATTTAAGGAAACTACTAGcaaaaaaattgaatttaagAACGAATTGttaacgacacacacacacacacacacacacacacacacacacacacacacacacacacacacacacacacacacattttttatatttataaagtaattataattatatacttatatatacttatactttattatatacatataaatatatttgaatatATGGTGCTTTTACACCAAAACCTTATGTGAATACGTATAGTTATAGGCGTGGATTGCAATGTGTATAGAAAGGGAACAATATTACAGAGTCTCTGAATATCCGCATGTTATTATTTTCCTCTGAATGGCTTCACTCTGAAACCACAAACTTATAGGACCCCAAAAATATTTATCAATTTTCTCTATTCGTTACCATATATCATTCTGGATTTACTTTCAGTAATGCCTGGGGCTTTTATTCTGTATCTGTATCTTTAATGCGTACCGAGCGCGTTTTCTGACTGTGTTTACTTTTGTGAACCTCTAGGGGGAAGCACTGCAGTGTAAAGGTAACAGTAACTGTTGCCGTAGAAAAGAAACAGACGAGGGAATTTTCACAGAGATTTACTAGGGATAACATAACTAAATGAACAGAATAATGGTAATGGATATATAATAGAAAGTGCTCGATTAGTGCTCGAGTCTTTTTGCTGTGGTGCTGGAAAAGCAGATCTGGCTTCAGTAGTTGTCTTGCTAATTTTTAGAATAAACCAATATTTTGAGTTCTCAAATGAAATTAACTCTATTTCCAAATgttgcaaaaaaacaaaacaaacaaacaaaaaccccaaaaacaaacaaaaacaaaaacaaccattTATTTAGGCAACAATTTAACAACCACTGAGCCTTAATTATCTTTAAAGTCTTACATTCACAGCCTTAAATGATCTTAATTTAACTTGTTCCAGAAAAGAGTCGTAAAGAAGCACATGATGCAAGGTGCACGTTTGCCTGCTTGCTCGGAGGAAGAGGTGCAGACCATCTGCAGAGCTTTGTCTCTAGGCACTGTGGCTATGTGAGCTTGTGGTAAGTTTGCTCCCCAAGCCTGGAGCTCTCTTTGTTTACTTGAATTTGCTTTTCTGGCTGGAAAACTGGCATGGCTGTAGGAGGGCCAGCAGGATTAAAAACCCACTGCCACGACGTTCTCTCACCCTCCCTACCCGAGATCTGGGAAAGAGGCCATTACCATGGAAATGCACTGTTTGCACGCATGGTAGAAATCTATTATCTGGGTTTGGGGGCATGTTAAGAGGATGGCAGATTTTTAAAAAGCTATTTGTTTCGACACAGTCTTTCTCTTGTTTTCCtagttttttttcccttttttccCCATGTAGAGGaaaaacaaattatttaaatatCCACATCCCTGATTACACACATTCTCATCCACAGCTGGAGGGCTCAGTGAATCAGGGGTGCAACATAACtctcacactccagcacaccaTGCACAGTGAGAACTGAGTTCTTCTCCAGTCAAACAATCTGGGTCAACAGAATCCAGTGATCTAGAAGTGTATTTGTAGCTGCTACACATCCATATAAATTCATAACGGACTTGTTAATAATTGGATGAGTTGAGTCATGTGTCAAAGGTCAGAGGACATAATGTGCTGTGGATTTTCAAGGCTGGGACCGAATGATGTTGGTTTAGAAGATTAAATGCGACTGAATATCAGTTCTACAAACTCACTTCCTGGAATTTTCCAGGAAGGGTTTCTTGAGTTCATGGGCGATGGTGAAATATTTTTGTGCTTTTTGTGCTCTTGAATTATGGTGTAAAGTTGGAGATGTAGTGAATGTAGGAGACCAAGTTTCACAGAGCAACAGGTCATAGAAGATCAGTAGGAGAGTTTTAGATGTCATGCAACCTGCCTGCTGAATAGAGAAAATGCATCATATATGAGATGACTAACACAGAAACCATTTCATTCCTTTACCCCTTCTAAGTCTATTAGAAATAATTCTTTAATCCATAATATCATCTTTATTGATAATAGAATGATGCAACCCTGACAGTAACAATAAGCTCAGATAACAGTTTAAAGTTTTAATCAGATGGACATCTGCCAGTGTTCAAAGAGTTCAAACTGGTTGATTTCTTAGAGTAAAAGTTCAAATTCAGTTATTTGTAGAAAGTCAGTCACATCTACCTGGgtaaaacatttagttaaatgtAATGGCATAGAAGAGCGTGTTCATTTTATTTGCTTGCGTGTTCAATCACTTGCCCATGTTTGTGAGATTGCTGTTGTTGTGTGAATGGAGTTCTTCTTCATAAATGACAGAACATGTAGCCAAAATGGCACAATTAGTGCAACACTGTTAAaccttttcattcttgaaatcaagatttctttatacacacacctaGCAGTAGATACTGCAGGAGCTGTTGAGGTGAGCCTTACCCTAATGAGTCCATTAGTCAGTGTAATTAGAGCGGTACTGATGTCAGGTGCTTTTTCCCCATCCCTGTCTCTCAGTTTTGTAGCAAACAGAATGACTAGTTGCTAAATGCTTACAACTGCAGTTTAGTTTTGCCTGAATTAATCAAATGTAGTAGTGGAGAGGGAAAAAATGACACCAAATGAATAGCTAAA
This window contains:
- the ubxn8 gene encoding UBX domain-containing protein 8, which produces MAASREYLFVVILGVSVFCIASWKFSILGVNDALRIAARGMLFLALSVFITSFLCQSCTKLKSLFSSPALAGPVDESHIRLKQEQTRREQQQQYIVKSNIYHEAVVKPRQEVVRRKKEENFYRMTGQSWKLSPGVPVGGEGELGTNTDEGDSQTPSQQAARKRKLLDTLPQAPVQKHPPKDKRIIVLPDEPSEDAEGVVKIALRCPSGRTMQRRFFKTCCSLVLVDWLHKSGYSPTIYALYTSYPRRLQLTHGDLSMEDVGIITDTILNIGEKDSL